The following coding sequences are from one Oryzisolibacter sp. LB2S window:
- a CDS encoding TonB-dependent receptor has translation MHPIACALALLASSVHADEPAALLPSVTVRADAAGEGTAPLRPSAVAERERLARVPGGTNLALPQQEARLATLRDVLDYQPGVVLQDFFGATDQPRLSIRGSGIQSNPVNRGVVLLQDGLPLNEADGSFIIGLLEPRNAALVSVRRGANTLTPSATTLGGELDFQSLTGADQKGQVRAEYGSFGRKALQGAVGVAGEQWDGRIGVSGDRFDGYRHHSASRRDALHANLGFQRGGVENRTYLSWTDLEFEIPNVVPKDRVGSNPRGVMGDGSTPQDQLLNIYRRDPRREARQLRLANRTRWGSDALRQELGLYWQDTDDWFKDPTMGTRTDSRTLGAQWRADGQASAQLAWHMALAWSRSDMDRSLRAVSPANGSELQLFGDYDLQAENLQGQLGADWRVARDWTVVGQIGWSRQSRDAASRQTGQRLDQQWTFATPKIGVNWQATPATRVWANLSRSQEAPTFWEIVAGTVPNPANPATAKSSLTRLELQRATTWEIGGQGRWGEGAHAPQWQLVYYRSQVADEILSVSNAYGQALGTTNYAGGTRHQGVEAGLSGSWALGAAGALDWRGSWTYSDFRFKDGAYAGNRIAGVPRQLINAELMWRTAVANGSLRLGPNLRWMPQDTPIDHANTAGATQDSYALLGFKLEWTQGPWRTWLMAENLTDRRYASSFAIRDKATAAQPGYLPGLGRSVAVGVSYLF, from the coding sequence ATGCACCCCATCGCCTGTGCGCTCGCGCTGCTGGCCTCGTCCGTACATGCCGACGAGCCTGCGGCCTTGCTTCCCTCCGTCACCGTGCGTGCCGATGCCGCGGGCGAGGGCACGGCCCCGCTGCGCCCCTCCGCCGTGGCCGAGCGCGAGCGCCTCGCGCGCGTGCCCGGGGGCACGAATCTCGCGCTGCCGCAGCAGGAGGCGCGCCTGGCCACGCTGCGCGACGTGCTCGACTACCAGCCCGGCGTGGTGCTGCAGGACTTCTTCGGCGCCACCGACCAGCCGCGCCTGTCGATTCGCGGCTCGGGCATTCAGAGCAACCCCGTGAACCGCGGCGTGGTGCTGCTGCAGGACGGTCTGCCGCTCAACGAGGCCGACGGTTCCTTCATCATCGGCCTGCTCGAGCCGCGCAACGCCGCCCTGGTCAGCGTGCGCCGCGGTGCCAACACGCTCACGCCCAGCGCCACCACGCTGGGGGGCGAGCTCGATTTCCAGTCGCTCACGGGCGCCGACCAGAAGGGCCAGGTGCGCGCCGAATACGGCAGCTTTGGCCGCAAGGCGCTGCAGGGCGCCGTGGGCGTGGCGGGCGAGCAGTGGGATGGGCGCATCGGCGTGAGCGGCGACCGCTTCGACGGCTACCGCCACCACAGCGCCTCGCGGCGTGACGCCCTGCATGCCAATCTGGGCTTCCAGCGTGGTGGTGTGGAAAACCGCACCTACCTGTCGTGGACCGATCTGGAGTTCGAGATCCCCAATGTCGTGCCCAAGGACCGCGTGGGCAGCAACCCGCGCGGCGTGATGGGCGACGGCAGCACGCCGCAGGACCAGCTGCTCAACATCTACCGGCGCGACCCGCGCCGCGAGGCGCGGCAGCTGCGCCTGGCCAACCGCACGCGCTGGGGCAGTGACGCGCTGCGCCAGGAGCTGGGCCTGTACTGGCAGGACACGGACGACTGGTTCAAGGACCCGACCATGGGCACGCGCACCGACAGCCGCACCCTGGGCGCGCAGTGGCGCGCGGACGGTCAGGCCAGCGCGCAGCTGGCCTGGCACATGGCCCTGGCCTGGTCGCGCAGCGACATGGACCGGAGCCTGCGCGCCGTGAGCCCGGCCAACGGCAGCGAGCTGCAGCTCTTTGGCGACTACGACCTGCAGGCCGAGAACCTGCAGGGCCAGCTGGGCGCCGACTGGCGCGTGGCGCGGGACTGGACGGTGGTCGGCCAGATCGGCTGGAGCCGGCAGAGCCGCGACGCCGCAAGCCGCCAGACTGGCCAGCGGCTCGATCAGCAATGGACCTTTGCCACGCCGAAGATCGGCGTGAACTGGCAGGCCACGCCCGCCACGCGCGTCTGGGCCAACCTGAGCCGCAGCCAGGAGGCGCCAACCTTCTGGGAGATCGTCGCCGGCACCGTGCCCAACCCCGCCAACCCGGCCACGGCCAAGAGCAGCCTCACCAGGCTGGAGTTGCAGCGCGCCACGACCTGGGAGATCGGCGGCCAGGGACGCTGGGGCGAGGGCGCGCATGCGCCGCAATGGCAGCTCGTGTACTACCGCAGCCAGGTGGCCGACGAGATCCTGAGCGTCTCCAACGCCTATGGCCAGGCGCTGGGAACGACCAACTACGCGGGTGGCACGCGCCACCAGGGCGTGGAGGCGGGCCTGTCCGGCTCCTGGGCGCTGGGCGCGGCGGGCGCGCTCGACTGGCGCGGCTCCTGGACCTACAGCGACTTCCGCTTCAAGGACGGCGCCTACGCCGGCAACCGCATCGCCGGCGTGCCGCGCCAGCTCATCAACGCCGAGCTGATGTGGCGCACGGCCGTTGCCAACGGCAGCCTGCGCCTGGGCCCCAACCTGCGCTGGATGCCGCAGGACACGCCCATAGACCATGCCAACACCGCAGGCGCCACGCAGGACAGCTACGCCCTGCTGGGCTTCAAGCTCGAATGGACGCAGGGCCCCTGGCGCACCTGGCTCATGGCCGAGAACCTGACCGACCGGCGCTACGCGAGCAGCTTTGCCATCCGCGACAAGGCCACGGCCGCCCAGCCCGGCTACCTGCCGGGCCTGGGCCGCAGCGTTGCCGTGGGTGTGAGCTATTTGTTCTGA
- a CDS encoding ABC transporter permease subunit, which yields MPAYLWSGWGACASLLLFVALWELGAAWYGALILPDPRTTFASLAALLQSGAAWPELAITARRALSGLLLAVCVGSGLGLLAGLSVTASMMARPWVTLLLGMPPIAWLVLAMLWFGAGDGTPVFTVFVACLPVVFIGALQGTRTLDHHLKDMARAYRLPWRMRLFDLYLPHVAAYLFPAWITALGSSWKVAVMAELLATSDGVGAALAVTRSHLDMGASLAWICAVVGILLLLEYGVLEPIKRELERWRSAGTAQPQA from the coding sequence ATGCCCGCGTATCTGTGGAGCGGCTGGGGCGCCTGCGCCAGCCTGCTGCTGTTCGTGGCGCTGTGGGAGCTGGGCGCAGCCTGGTACGGCGCGCTCATCCTGCCCGACCCGCGCACCACCTTTGCCTCGCTCGCGGCGCTGCTGCAATCGGGCGCGGCCTGGCCCGAGCTCGCCATCACCGCGCGCCGCGCCCTCAGCGGGCTGCTGCTGGCCGTGTGCGTGGGCAGCGGCCTGGGGCTGCTCGCGGGCCTGTCAGTCACGGCCTCGATGATGGCGCGGCCCTGGGTCACGCTGCTGCTGGGCATGCCGCCAATTGCCTGGCTGGTGCTGGCCATGCTGTGGTTCGGCGCGGGCGACGGCACGCCCGTGTTCACGGTGTTCGTGGCCTGCCTGCCCGTGGTCTTCATCGGCGCGCTGCAGGGCACGCGCACGCTGGACCACCACCTCAAGGACATGGCGCGGGCCTACCGCCTGCCCTGGCGCATGCGCCTCTTTGACCTGTACCTGCCGCATGTCGCGGCCTATCTGTTTCCGGCCTGGATCACGGCCCTGGGCTCGTCCTGGAAGGTGGCCGTGATGGCCGAGCTGCTGGCCACGAGCGACGGCGTGGGCGCGGCCCTGGCCGTCACGCGCTCGCACCTGGACATGGGCGCGTCGCTGGCCTGGATCTGCGCCGTGGTGGGCATTCTGCTGCTGCTCGAATACGGCGTGCTCGAACCCATCAAGCGCGAGCTCGAACGCTGGCGCAGCGCCGGCACAGCACAGCCCCAGGCGTGA
- a CDS encoding DUF2946 family protein → MQALRRSHRPARLLLARLLLACFALALGAAMLSPLVRAQGMERICNAAGEPRWVAAGGNDAAAQDAQQHGLECVLCLPAMLPPPAIEAPGAAQALPPHVPATLARGHVPPLSRAAFPPRAPPARA, encoded by the coding sequence ATGCAAGCCCTGCGCCGCTCCCACCGCCCGGCCCGCCTGCTGCTGGCCCGCCTGCTGCTGGCCTGCTTTGCGCTGGCGCTGGGCGCGGCCATGCTCTCGCCGCTGGTGCGCGCCCAGGGCATGGAGCGCATCTGCAACGCCGCGGGCGAGCCGCGCTGGGTAGCAGCAGGCGGCAACGACGCCGCCGCGCAGGACGCGCAGCAGCACGGCCTGGAATGCGTGCTGTGCCTGCCCGCCATGCTGCCGCCACCGGCCATCGAGGCCCCGGGTGCCGCGCAGGCTTTGCCGCCGCATGTGCCGGCGACGCTCGCACGCGGCCATGTGCCGCCGCTGAGCCGTGCGGCGTTCCCGCCACGCGCTCCGCCCGCCCGGGCCTGA
- a CDS encoding ATP-binding cassette domain-containing protein — protein MTTQPTSPLSLRVRDLDHAYGPTTVLQGINLDLPAGQIVALVGPSGCGKTTLLHLCADLLAPQQGRIERAAGPAAVMFQQPRLLPWMLTLDNIALGLKARGMARAERHERARAVALALGLPEASLAQYPAELSGGMQSRAALARALVLEPALLFMDEPFSALDVGLRGQLHQLLLARQAQSGMAVLLITHDLMEAVRLAGEVLVLAAAPGRIVARYRPPGAARTRSEALVHRSAAELLQHPAVRAAFDLPAQEARDAAATTPDADGAGLWLQAAHCPAPRAGDGC, from the coding sequence ATGACGACCCAGCCCACCTCACCCCTGTCGCTGCGCGTGCGCGACCTCGACCATGCCTACGGGCCCACCACCGTCCTGCAGGGCATCAACCTGGACCTGCCCGCGGGCCAGATCGTGGCGCTCGTCGGCCCCTCGGGCTGCGGCAAGACCACGCTGCTGCACCTGTGCGCGGACCTGCTCGCGCCGCAGCAGGGGCGCATCGAGCGGGCCGCCGGCCCCGCGGCCGTGATGTTCCAGCAGCCGCGCCTGCTGCCCTGGATGCTCACGCTGGACAACATCGCCCTGGGCCTGAAGGCCCGCGGCATGGCGCGCGCCGAGCGCCACGAGCGCGCACGCGCGGTGGCGCTGGCCCTGGGCCTGCCCGAGGCCTCGCTCGCGCAATACCCCGCCGAGCTCTCGGGCGGCATGCAAAGCCGCGCCGCGCTGGCGCGCGCGCTGGTGCTCGAGCCCGCGCTGCTCTTCATGGATGAGCCGTTCTCGGCCCTCGACGTGGGCCTGCGCGGCCAGCTGCACCAGCTGCTGCTGGCGCGCCAGGCGCAGTCGGGCATGGCGGTGCTGCTCATCACCCACGACCTCATGGAGGCAGTGCGCCTGGCCGGCGAGGTGCTGGTGCTCGCCGCCGCGCCCGGGCGCATCGTGGCGCGCTACCGCCCGCCGGGTGCGGCGCGCACGCGCAGCGAGGCGCTGGTGCACCGCTCTGCGGCCGAGCTGCTGCAGCACCCGGCCGTGCGCGCCGCGTTCGATCTGCCGGCGCAGGAGGCGCGCGATGCCGCCGCCACAACCCCTGACGCCGACGGCGCGGGGCTGTGGCTGCAGGCCGCGCATTGCCCGGCACCGCGTGCGGGAGATGGATGCTGA
- a CDS encoding TonB-dependent receptor, translating to MLSAPTRTVRGLCRPHPLAAAAAALCLAGAAHAQQAEPAQTVAMGPSQGLPAVTVTATMTEQDARTAPASVTVITAEELAEKNATDLLDAVRGAPGITLQGRQVGGRKTLALRGLEGKHTLTLIDGRRISASDDVIGHSDYQYGWLPISAIERVEIIRGPMSALYGSEALGGVINLITKRPKDRWSGSIGVSGATGLSSDAASEGGTSIYAGGPLGERARLSVNAEYAHRNATPDVDDPRYSEIEGRKPRNLGLNAEYDLTAQQRLQAGISDGKEIRRYDDVSTAGKVYRNRYDLDRRQTHLGWVGDFGDTKAQLRAYRSEMSIRNTRTNGVSATRPQDMQDDVVDGHVTMRRGSHQIAFGGEWRKEELVNAGLTGGRDDVTHKALFVQDEFALTRNLMATLGLRADHHGIFGSELSPRAYLVWEASPSLVVKGGYGHAFKAPTLKQISPNYVGAEGPHSFLGNGNIQPETSNSFEIGADWQASPTWSLRATAFHTEVKQLITYRLLQQIGIRRIYQYDNVDAARIQGLEAGFTWAITPQLSWSTDATVLHTRDKTTGKRLNDRPTTTVASHLAWRAAGWDARLGLEYTGKQDSYGTRLPAYTLWNASLGHSWKINATQSLTLRAGLENMGNLRLAEKSPNFGFAEQGRRVFASARLDF from the coding sequence ATGCTTTCTGCACCTACCCGTACCGTGCGCGGGCTCTGCCGCCCGCATCCCCTCGCCGCCGCCGCGGCCGCGCTGTGCCTGGCCGGCGCCGCCCATGCCCAGCAGGCCGAGCCCGCGCAAACCGTGGCCATGGGCCCGAGCCAGGGTCTGCCGGCCGTCACCGTGACGGCCACCATGACCGAGCAGGACGCGCGCACCGCGCCGGCCAGCGTCACCGTGATCACGGCCGAGGAGCTGGCCGAGAAGAACGCCACTGACCTACTGGACGCCGTGCGCGGCGCGCCCGGCATCACGCTGCAGGGGCGCCAGGTGGGCGGGCGCAAGACGCTGGCGCTGCGTGGCCTGGAGGGCAAGCACACGCTGACGCTGATCGACGGGCGGCGCATCAGCGCGAGCGACGACGTGATCGGCCATTCCGACTACCAGTACGGCTGGCTGCCGATCTCGGCGATCGAGCGCGTGGAGATCATCCGCGGCCCGATGTCGGCGCTGTACGGCTCCGAGGCCCTGGGCGGCGTGATCAACCTCATCACCAAGCGGCCCAAGGACCGCTGGAGCGGCTCCATCGGCGTCTCGGGCGCGACGGGGCTGTCGAGCGACGCGGCGAGCGAGGGCGGCACCTCGATCTACGCGGGCGGGCCGCTGGGCGAGCGCGCGCGCCTGTCGGTGAACGCCGAATACGCCCACCGCAATGCCACGCCCGACGTGGACGATCCGCGCTACAGCGAGATCGAGGGCCGCAAGCCGCGCAACCTGGGGCTGAACGCCGAGTACGACCTGACGGCCCAGCAGCGCCTGCAGGCCGGCATCAGCGACGGCAAGGAAATTCGCCGCTATGACGACGTGAGCACGGCCGGCAAGGTCTACCGCAACCGCTACGACCTGGATCGGCGCCAGACCCACCTGGGCTGGGTGGGCGACTTTGGCGATACCAAGGCGCAGCTGCGCGCCTACCGCAGCGAGATGAGCATCAGGAACACGCGCACCAACGGCGTGTCGGCCACGCGTCCGCAGGACATGCAGGACGACGTGGTCGACGGCCATGTGACCATGCGCCGCGGCAGCCACCAGATCGCCTTTGGCGGCGAATGGCGCAAGGAGGAGCTGGTCAACGCCGGCCTCACGGGCGGACGCGACGACGTGACGCACAAGGCGCTGTTCGTGCAGGACGAGTTCGCGCTCACGCGCAACCTCATGGCCACGCTGGGCCTGCGCGCCGACCACCACGGCATCTTCGGCTCCGAGCTCAGCCCGCGCGCCTACCTGGTCTGGGAGGCCAGCCCCAGCCTGGTCGTCAAGGGCGGCTATGGCCACGCCTTCAAGGCGCCCACGCTCAAGCAGATCTCGCCCAACTACGTGGGCGCCGAGGGGCCGCACAGCTTCCTGGGCAACGGCAACATCCAGCCCGAGACGTCCAACTCCTTCGAGATCGGCGCCGACTGGCAGGCCAGCCCCACCTGGTCGCTGCGCGCCACGGCCTTCCATACCGAGGTCAAGCAGCTCATCACCTACCGCCTGCTGCAGCAGATCGGCATACGCCGCATCTACCAGTACGACAACGTGGACGCCGCGCGCATCCAGGGCCTGGAGGCGGGCTTCACCTGGGCCATCACGCCGCAGCTGTCCTGGAGCACCGACGCCACCGTGCTGCACACGCGTGACAAGACGACCGGCAAGCGCCTGAACGACCGCCCCACGACCACCGTGGCCTCGCACCTGGCCTGGCGCGCGGCCGGCTGGGATGCGCGCCTGGGTCTGGAGTACACGGGCAAGCAGGACAGCTACGGCACAAGGCTGCCGGCCTACACGCTGTGGAATGCCAGCCTGGGCCACAGCTGGAAGATCAATGCCACGCAAAGCCTGACCTTGCGCGCGGGCCTGGAGAACATGGGCAATCTGCGCCTGGCCGAGAAGTCGCCCAACTTCGGCTTTGCCGAGCAGGGGCGGCGCGTGTTCGCGTCGGCGCGCCTGGACTTTTGA
- a CDS encoding ABC transporter substrate-binding protein encodes MTDLLNRRQWLQAGAALAAPALLPAAIAAPLPRLVLAGPPAIVSAPLIRMAQGNALAGVAQQTEFTPWRDPDQLRAMAIGRKADILAMPSNVAANLYNRGAGVRLLNISTWGALWIVTRDGERKRLADFKGEEIAVPYRGDMPDLMLQLLCARQGINARRDMRLRYVPSPMEAMQLLITRRVRHALLVEPGVSMALRKTHSFPVSVVAPELYRGADLQQEWGRLFERPPRIPQAGIAAVGAVREQPQVLAAVQQAYADAVAWCRANPLECGKLVAQHVELLTPEAVADAMPHSQLEAVDAGAARADIEFFFEQLLAQDPALLGGRLPDAGFIGG; translated from the coding sequence ATGACCGATCTCCTCAACCGCCGCCAATGGCTGCAGGCCGGCGCCGCGCTGGCCGCGCCGGCGCTGCTGCCCGCGGCCATTGCCGCGCCCCTGCCCAGGTTGGTGCTGGCCGGGCCGCCGGCCATCGTCTCGGCGCCGCTGATCCGCATGGCGCAGGGCAATGCCCTGGCCGGTGTCGCGCAGCAAACCGAGTTCACGCCCTGGCGCGACCCGGACCAGCTGCGCGCCATGGCCATTGGCAGGAAGGCCGACATCCTGGCCATGCCGAGCAATGTGGCGGCCAACCTCTACAACCGCGGCGCGGGCGTGCGCCTGCTCAACATCTCCACCTGGGGCGCGCTGTGGATCGTCACGCGCGACGGCGAACGCAAGCGCCTGGCCGACTTCAAGGGCGAGGAGATCGCCGTGCCCTACCGCGGCGACATGCCCGACCTGATGCTGCAGCTCCTGTGCGCCAGGCAGGGCATCAACGCCCGGCGCGACATGCGGCTGCGCTACGTGCCCTCGCCCATGGAGGCCATGCAGCTGCTCATCACGCGCCGCGTGCGCCATGCGCTGCTGGTCGAGCCCGGCGTGTCGATGGCGCTGCGCAAGACCCATTCCTTCCCGGTCAGCGTGGTCGCGCCCGAGCTCTACCGCGGCGCCGACCTGCAGCAGGAATGGGGACGGCTGTTCGAGCGCCCGCCGCGTATTCCGCAGGCCGGCATCGCCGCAGTGGGCGCCGTGCGCGAGCAGCCCCAGGTGCTGGCCGCCGTGCAGCAGGCCTATGCCGACGCCGTGGCCTGGTGCCGCGCCAACCCGCTCGAATGCGGCAAGCTGGTCGCGCAGCATGTCGAGCTGCTCACGCCCGAGGCCGTGGCCGACGCCATGCCGCACAGCCAGCTCGAGGCCGTGGACGCGGGCGCCGCGCGCGCCGACATCGAGTTCTTCTTCGAGCAGCTGCTGGCCCAGGACCCGGCCCTGCTCGGCGGCAGGCTGCCCGACGCGGGCTTCATCGGGGGCTGA
- a CDS encoding NnrS family protein, which produces MRPFFLLAMVSALGLLGLWGLVLGAGVAPPQVEGGPIVWHVHELVFGFAMAGVAGFALTALPEFTGVAGVSRVQLRALVLLWLIARAGFWASGWGGAVALWLAAAAQVALPLAVLAVLAPALRTAAGRAHWSFGWALLALAAMALGFYVDALRGAAGLRWLHATLGVLMLLIVVAASRISMRMVNRAIEQVTPGAPPYLARPPKRHLAALCITLATLAQFVRPGDALVGWLALAAAAAMFHLMSDWHVGAALWRRRFPLLLYAMYACMALGYAALGLAHLGALAGTGAGWHLLGAGAVGMGVFVVIAIAGRAHAGLWPDAGPWIPLGGALILAATGLRVLAALLGWGGGALAASAALWCLAYAVLLWRVGPGLWRPRTDGRDGCEGPAA; this is translated from the coding sequence ATGCGTCCGTTCTTTCTGCTGGCCATGGTCTCGGCCCTGGGGCTGCTGGGCCTGTGGGGACTGGTGCTGGGTGCGGGCGTGGCGCCGCCGCAGGTCGAGGGCGGGCCCATCGTCTGGCATGTGCATGAGCTGGTGTTCGGCTTTGCCATGGCCGGCGTGGCCGGGTTTGCGCTCACGGCGTTGCCCGAGTTCACGGGCGTGGCGGGTGTCTCGCGCGTGCAGCTGCGCGCGCTGGTGCTGCTCTGGCTCATCGCGCGCGCGGGCTTCTGGGCCTCGGGCTGGGGCGGCGCGGTGGCGCTGTGGCTGGCGGCTGCGGCCCAGGTGGCGCTGCCGCTGGCCGTGCTCGCGGTGCTGGCACCCGCACTGCGCACGGCCGCGGGGCGCGCGCATTGGTCGTTTGGCTGGGCGCTGCTGGCATTGGCGGCCATGGCGCTGGGCTTTTATGTGGATGCGCTGCGCGGCGCGGCCGGCCTGCGCTGGCTGCATGCGACGCTGGGCGTGCTCATGCTGCTCATCGTGGTGGCGGCAAGCCGCATCTCCATGCGCATGGTCAACCGCGCCATAGAGCAAGTCACGCCGGGCGCGCCGCCCTATCTGGCGCGGCCCCCGAAGCGCCACCTCGCGGCGCTGTGCATCACGCTGGCGACGCTCGCGCAGTTCGTGCGGCCGGGCGATGCGCTCGTGGGCTGGCTTGCGCTCGCCGCGGCCGCCGCCATGTTCCATCTGATGAGCGACTGGCATGTGGGAGCGGCGCTGTGGCGCCGGCGCTTTCCGCTGCTGCTGTACGCCATGTACGCCTGCATGGCCCTGGGCTATGCGGCGCTGGGGCTGGCCCATCTGGGCGCGCTTGCGGGCACGGGTGCGGGCTGGCACCTGCTGGGCGCGGGCGCGGTGGGCATGGGCGTGTTCGTGGTCATCGCCATCGCCGGGCGCGCCCACGCGGGTCTGTGGCCCGATGCCGGGCCGTGGATACCGCTGGGCGGCGCGCTGATCCTGGCGGCCACGGGCCTGCGTGTGCTGGCGGCTCTGCTGGGGTGGGGCGGGGGGGCGCTCGCGGCATCGGCCGCGCTCTGGTGCCTGGCCTATGCCGTGCTGCTGTGGCGCGTGGGTCCGGGCCTGTGGCGCCCGCGCACCGACGGGCGCGACGGCTGCGAAGGGCCGGCCGCGTAG